In Streptococcus parasuis, the following proteins share a genomic window:
- the dnaA gene encoding chromosomal replication initiator protein DnaA, translating to MNQEQRFWHRFLELVQSNFKPSVYDFYVADAKLLTIQHQTAKIFLNRDFKKEFWEKNFEELMVAASFEVYGEPITIQYQFTEETTQYTPQSGAIPPIENSIAEAAPAEILPAVHPDIKPQYTFENFVQGDNNQWAKAAALAVSDNLGGLYNPLFIFGGPGLGKTHILNAIGNKVLSDNPHARIKYVSSETFINDFLKHLQLNDMDSFKKTYRNLDLLLIDDIQSLKNKASTQEEFFNTFNALHTQDKQIVLTSDRNPDFLDNIEERLVTRFKWGLTSEITPPDYETRIAILRNKCDESPYTFTNETLSYLAGQFDSNVRDLEGALKDINLLASMRNLSEITVEVAAEAIRSRKQTSPQNLVIPIEKIQNEVSSFYGVSVKELKGSKRVQHIVHARQVAMYLARELTDNSLPKIGKEFGNRDHTTVMHAYNKIKSLLLDDDNLEIEITAIKNKIR from the coding sequence ATGAATCAAGAACAACGTTTTTGGCATCGTTTTTTAGAATTGGTGCAATCGAATTTTAAACCGTCTGTATATGACTTTTACGTTGCTGATGCAAAACTACTGACTATTCAACATCAGACTGCCAAAATATTTCTGAATCGTGATTTCAAAAAAGAATTTTGGGAAAAGAATTTTGAAGAATTAATGGTAGCTGCAAGTTTTGAAGTATACGGTGAACCTATTACGATTCAGTACCAGTTTACTGAAGAAACTACACAATATACTCCTCAGAGTGGGGCAATACCACCAATAGAAAATAGCATAGCTGAGGCTGCACCTGCTGAAATTCTTCCTGCTGTTCATCCTGATATTAAACCTCAATATACATTTGAAAACTTTGTGCAAGGGGACAATAATCAATGGGCAAAAGCAGCCGCACTGGCTGTCTCTGATAATCTGGGAGGCTTATACAATCCATTATTTATTTTTGGAGGCCCAGGACTCGGTAAGACTCATATTTTGAATGCAATTGGAAATAAGGTATTAAGTGATAATCCTCACGCGCGAATTAAGTATGTCTCTTCAGAAACCTTTATCAATGACTTTTTAAAACATCTGCAATTAAACGATATGGATAGTTTTAAGAAGACCTATCGGAATTTAGACTTGCTACTCATTGATGACATTCAATCATTGAAAAATAAAGCCTCTACGCAAGAAGAGTTTTTCAATACATTTAATGCACTCCACACCCAAGATAAACAAATTGTATTGACAAGTGACAGAAACCCTGATTTCTTAGATAACATTGAAGAGCGCTTGGTAACACGTTTTAAATGGGGATTAACAAGTGAAATAACTCCGCCAGATTACGAAACTCGAATTGCGATTCTACGAAATAAATGTGATGAATCGCCCTATACATTTACCAATGAAACACTCTCTTATCTAGCAGGACAATTTGATTCCAACGTTCGTGATTTAGAAGGAGCATTGAAAGATATTAATCTTTTGGCATCCATGCGAAATCTTTCTGAAATTACCGTTGAAGTTGCAGCAGAGGCTATTCGTTCTAGAAAACAAACAAGTCCTCAAAACCTAGTCATACCAATTGAAAAAATTCAAAATGAGGTAAGCAGTTTTTACGGTGTTAGTGTAAAAGAATTGAAGGGCTCTAAACGAGTGCAACATATTGTTCACGCGCGCCAGGTGGCTATGTATCTAGCAAGAGAATTGACCGATAACTCTCTTCCAAAAATAGGAAAAGAATTTGGTAATAGAGACCATACAACTGTCATGCATGCCTACAATAAAATTAAATCTCTCTTGTTAGATGACGATAATT